CACACTCGGATTTGGCTTCAATTACTGCTACGAACATTTCATTTTCAGCACAGAAATAAACATTGGTACATTTATCCAAAAGCCAAAATTTCAAGAACACACACAAGTTTACAGGAGCCGATATGGCACACGACTTTTGGACAAGACAATCGCTGAAAGCGTTCTCGCCATTGGCTGGATGTTCTAAGCGAACTTAGAACATCTCTTAGAATCCAAGTACAGCTTCGGAGATTTCATTTGCCTCGTCAGAACCATCATCGGCACGATCGGCATTGAATTCGCCCCAGCCTTCGCTAGTGCCACAGCCAATACCCACGTCCATCGTAGACCACTTGAACACGGCGTAAACACGCTCGAAGCGTTCCAAAATCTCAGTCAGGACATCCTCTGGAGGTTCGTTTTCGACAAGGAACGTTCCATCGACCGCATACAGTTCGGATTCAGGAAGTTCTTCAAAACGGCATTCGTATTCATCGGTCATATAATCTTCGACGGAATACCATTCTCCGGAATCGATGCTCGGCAGTTCAGCCTCAGGGAAATGTTCCAAGAACGCATTCCACAAGGCATCAAGATCCTCTTGGACTCCAATGAAACGGACTAATATTCTGCAATCCATACAACCTCCTTTTGAATTCAATTTAGAAAGATTTTGCAGAAAGTGAGCGATAAGCGACCCGTATCAACGGGTCGTGTTCGTGAGAGCGAGGCGAAGATGGATTTTCCCGATTGCGCAAGAGCCGAGCGGTTCTTATAAAACAGAAAAAAAGAACTCACATAGTGAGTTCTTTTTTTTCTGGAGGTGAGGGGAGTCGAACCCCTGTCCAAAATCACGTCCATGTACGTTCCTACAAGTGTTCCCTTCGTATTTAAGATCTCGTCTTATCCACGCCCAAGAAGGTCGGCGCGGAGTTTGACCAGCTTAGTAAATCTCGGGAGATGCCCCCAGGCATGACACTTCCCTATCCCATATTGCGTCCGGACGTACATCCCGATGGGAGCGGAATGAGGCCCGGCGTTGCCGTTAATTAGGCAGCGAGTGCGTAGTTTTCGTCAGCACTTATTTTTTTTCAGACTTTTTAACGAGTTGCCCTCGTCTGAGACCTCGACTTGCAACTAACACTTCGGTAACCCTGTCGAAACCAGAGCACCCCCGTATATTAGTGGTTGAACACAAATATAACAAACATCAGGTTAAAATGCAAAGGTATGTTCAAATTATAATCTGGTTGAGACAGACCTGTCGACTAAATGCGAGCTAGCGAGCATTTAAGCTCTTGAGAACGCATGCGTTCGAAAGACCCGGAGGGCAAAATTGCTGCGAGTAGCAGAAATTTTGGCAAACCAGAGCACCCCCGGTGCTTGCTCTAATATAGTAAAAAAACTAAAACTTGACTTTATAAATCTGCGGCCAGAGCTTGCCTGTGATCCAGAAATCCTTGCCATCATAGGCAATGCCGTTCAAGACATCGGCGTTGGGGAAATTTTCTCGAATCTCCCCCGCTTTTTTCGAAAAATCGATGTAGCGGAGCACATTCCCACTTGGGAGCTCGATTTCTGCAATCAAGCCCGTCTGCCAAATGTTTGCGTACAAAAAATTTCCAACGACTTCAAGTTCATTCAAGAGCTTGATTGAATAACGACCGTCAGTTACTTTAATGATTCCCGACACCGCAAAGCCACCCGGAGCAATTTGCAAAAGTTCATCGGAACCATTACTCATCAAAAGCTGGTCACGCCAAAGCGTAAGTCCCCAGCCTTCGGTCGGAATACGGAACTCCCCCTTCTTTTTGAACGGCTTGCGAGAATAAATAAAAGCCTTGTGCGATTTCCATGTGAGGTAGTAAATCTCGTCACCAAGCACAACGGAGCCCTCGCCAAAATAGCGATCTTCAATGCGAGCGGAATCTAAGATTTTTCCATCGAGTGTACGACGATACAGCCCCGATTGCCCATACTGCCCCGTAGTTTCAATCAAATCCTTGCCATCAAACGATAGCCCCTGCGTAAAGTGAGACATTTCGTGTGGCACAGAATCGAGAATCGTCGGCACAACACGCGGAGCCTCGGCATAGGCAGACAAGAGAGCAAAGACGAGAAAAGCACAAAAAGATATACTTCTAAACATATCGTAAAATTACTAAATTTGCGTCCTTCGGACGCATTTAGTACGGCTCGGCCATGTCAAAACATAAATGTTTTGACGTCTACGACGTCAGTGGCTGCAACTCGAAAATGCAAAAATAAATTTTTGCGCTTTCGAGTTTTGCACACTTTTGCCGCGTCACTCGCCTTTTGATGCCTTCGGCATCCGTGGCTTCGGCTCAAAAATGGGTCTGCAAGCAGCCCCGCTTTCTCGCCTTGCACACTTTTACTAAATTTGCGCGCATGGGTGAAATAAGAACTCCTGCCAAAGTGAAAATCATCGTTGGCATTCTCGCAAAAGATGCCGAATCCGTAGAAGCGGTCCGCGGAGTGCTCAAATCGCGTTTCGGCGAAGAAGACCTGAACTTGGAACCGTTCCCGTTCACATTCACCAACTACTACAAAGAAGAAATTGGCGAAGCGCCGGTACGCGCGTTCTTTAGCTACGAGAACCTCGTTGACCGCGAAACGATTGTCGACATCAAGCTTTGGACAAATGACATTGAACTTGAAATTGCAAAAGCAAACGGGACTCCGGGACTGCGCCCTGTGAATCTCGATCCGGGCTACATGACGCTTGGGCAGTTTTTTTTGGCAACGACCAAGGATCAACGCCAACGCGTTTACATGCAGCGCGGGATTTTCGTGGAGCCGACGCTTTATTTCCAGGACGGGCACTTTCACGCTTTCGATTGGACGTATCGCGACTACCAAAGCGAGAACTACATCAAGTATCTCGAAGAGGTGCGCAAGCGCCTCGCCTACCAAATGACCACAGGAAGACCGTATAGTCAAAGAAACAAGAAATAAACTATGAAAGCTGGTATTTTTACAATTCTCCTTCTCTGCTGTTCCAACATCTTCATGACGTTCGCTTGGTACGGCAATCTCAAACTTAAAGAAATGCACATCAGCACCGATTGGCCGCTGATTCTCGTGATTCTTGCTTCGTGGGGCATCGCACTCCTGGAGTACAGTTTCATGATTCCCGCGAATAACATCGGGAGCCGCATCAACGGTGGTCCGTTCAGCTTGATGCAATTGAAAATCATTCAGGAAGCCATTTCGCTTACAGTGTTCACGACAATTGCAGTCACGGTGTTCCATACGGAAACACTCCAATGGAATCACATTGTCGCTTTCTTGTTCATCATTGCAGCTGTTTTCTTTGCTTTCTTGAAGTAAACTTTCAAGTCAAATAAATCTAAACAACAAAAAGCACCGATTTTCATCGGTGCCTTTTACATTTTTATCAGTTACGATTTATTTGCTCGGGTTGCAGAGATCATCCGCACCAGAGATGTCCGAAATGTTAAACGGTTGCGTCCATTCACTCCAGTCGGTTTCTCCATTAACGTCCTTCCAGACAATACGGATTTGTACGTAGTAGTCGCAAATACCACGGACATAGCCAGGAATACACATCGACATACCAGTTTCATGAGCCATGATTTCTTCCCATTTATCAGCCGACGTGGACGCACTATACAATAGGGAATGTTCGTCAGCGTCATAACCAGAACTTTCCTCGCAAGAAGCAAATATGGTTTTCGTTTTAGCTTTGTCAACAAAATCGGTTTCATCGAAGCGCTTCGTAATAGACGGTTCTTCATACGGGAACGGTTCAACCCAATAGCAGCTATCACACTTATCGCCTTTTTTCTTTCCTTCGCAAGAACCCTTGTAGTAATTATACTGTTCAAGAGAAGTAAACCAACGAGCTTCGTAATAAGCCGTATCCGTATATTCCGATTCAACGATATACTTACTGATAAAATTATCCGTTATGGTATAAGTAGCCCTTGCATTAATAAAAGTGATATCATCCTTCGTTGCAGTGTCCTTATCCGCTTCGTATGCTGTGGTGTAGCCCAAAACAAATTTTTCAGACGGCACAGGAACTTCAAGAGCCATGTAATCGCGGTACTTGATTTCCGGAGTCAGCTGGATAACATCGCTATAGGCAGACGTATCACCGTCATTGACAACAGCCATACGGTAATAGCTTTCAATCTTGTCGCGTCCCTGAATATAGTAGTTACGCACATTGCCCTTGATGTTAGAAGCGACACTCACCCACTTGAAATCCTTAAGCTTTGAGCTCTGGATGATGAATTTACGATCCGGATTTTCATCGGATGCACTGTAGCTCCAGCTCAATTCCCAAACGCTCGGCGCAATACGAGTAAGAGCAATATCAGCCGGGGGTTCAGCAACGTTTGTTTTCTTGCTAATCTTAGGAATTTCAATTTCAGAGGAATATTTCGAAACGCCCTTGGAATCCTTAGCGGCAACACGAACATAGTAGCCACCCTTCTTCGTGGCATCGATAATAATCATGTACACGCCCTTGTTTGTCGAATCCATGACAGCCCAGGACGGTTTCTTGTCTTCCAAATTAAGGCTCTGCAACTTGAAACCATTTTCAGGACGATTCGTATTGTCCGTATAGCTCCAAGAAAGTTTGTACTTACTAACATCGATAGAGTCCAGCTTCAGATTTGTGGGGACCGCCAGATCCATACTGTTCGAAGTACTTGTGCTATCGGAGACACGAGGAATCGTAATTTCTTCAGAGTATTCGGAAACACCCTTATCATCCTTAGCAGCCACATGGTAAAGCAAGCCACCCTTCTTATTACCATCAATCTTTACGACATGAACTCCCTTGTTAGTCGTTCCGTCATCAGACCACTTCGGGCTCTTGTCATCGAGATTCAAGCTCTGGAGCTTAAAACCCTGTTCTGGACGATTTTCATTATTTGTATAGCTCCAGGAGAGCTGCCACATGTTGTCGCCGAGGTTTTCAAGCTTAAGATTCGACGGGACTGCAAGGTTTGCGTTAGTCGTAGCCGTTGAGCTATCTCCAATAATTTCAACCATGTCGCTTGCCTTGGAAACGCCACATTCATCCATAGCAGATACGCGATAGTACTTATCGGCATTAGATGCACCAGACAAGTTATACATGACCACTTCTGCATTGGTTGAGTCAAAAGTTTTCCACTTAGGCTGCTTATCCGACATATTGAGAACTTCAATAAGGAAGCCAGACTCGAGACGTTCGTCATTGGGGGTATAATCCCAAATAAGGACCCACTTGTTTTCGCCATTCTCGACCACCTGCAAATTTGTAGGTGCGGCTAAAGTTTCAGAAACAGACTTACAAATCTTAGAATTGGATGAGGAAGATTTTGCATCTTTGGAAGATCCTCCTGCGGACGAATATTCAGTATCGTCTTCTGCAGATGACGAAGACGAGCTAGAGCATGCGCCCAACGCAAAAAGAAACGCTGTCGCCAGACTTAATTTCCATTTTATGTTCATGATAAAACTCCACTAGAAAATTTTCTTTTACAATCAAATATATCATTTTTATGTCAAAAAGAATACAAAAAGTATAATTAAGCCCAAATAAAACTAAAAATTGGGGAAAAGCGTATTCTAGCTAGAGTTTTCTATGAAAATTACAGCCTAAAGCGCAGACCTTGGTTGCCGGAACGAATAAAATACAAACCACGAGGCATAGCATTTGCATGAATTTCGCGACCAAAACCAGACTTGATTACAACGCCGTTCATGTCAAACAGCGACCAAGGGGCATCCATCGAGAGATAAATCGTTTGGGAACCGCGATCAAAAGTGATGTTGAGTCCAGAATGCGCCGCAGAAGCTACGCGAGGATTGTCGTAAAGTCCGACTGAACTTGAGTCCGCCGCCTTCCCGAACTTGATGTTCCCAACAAGAGTTTCGCCACCGAGGCCTTCTGCCGTAAGGTAAAAGTCCTGTATGCCCTTGAGTTTCGGCAAGTTTGAACATTGCACGTCAGTCCACTTGGAATCACCTGCGGTCGGCAATTCGCATTTAGAAATCACATCACCTTTTTTACTTTCGGAGCGGAGCGAGAGCGTGCCGCCCGCGCTATTTTTCACCTGAACGCTGACGCCAACGTCTACAATGGAGTCGGTAATCACATTCTCGAAAATCGCATAGCCACCATCCTTGATGGCAAATTCATCATTGTCCGTGAGGCGCACGCGGATGCCGTTGTCAAAGCCATTTGCCGGGATTGTATCGCGGATAATGCGCAAAAAATCGAGGCGGTCAAGTTCAGCGTAATGTTTGCCCTTCGTGATTTCAATGAAGTTTGATCCGCGTTTAAGCTTTGTCGGGATGTACACGACGGACTTTTCAGGGAATTCACTCCAGGCACCAGTCAACGGCAACTGCACTTCTTGCGTCTTGCCATTGATGTCCACAAAATGCGAGCTGCCGTTTGCGCCATCTTCGGTCCAGTTGTTGTCGTAACGGTAACGGATAAGGTAATCGCCCGCCTGCGGGATAATCATCGGCAAGCGAATCTTGCTGTCATCGTAATTGATGTAAGCGCAAAATTCTCCGTTCGAAGCCTTGGAGCTGCTCGAAATATCGACATGCGTCAAGATGCCGTGTTCCGCTTCGGCACTCAGGTAACGCCCCATAAACGGTTGACCAAGTTCCGGCCAATTGTCGTCGGTCCACACGATATCGCGCACTTGTATGTAAGAATTACCGCCATCATTCTTATCGTAATAGTGATTCACAAAGCGTTGGCGGTTCACGTCCTCAAAAGCTTCACCGCCCGCAGGCCCGTAGTAGCGTCCGTAACGGCTGAGGAGAATCGTACCACCGCCATTCAAGAGAGCCTTGCCGCTGCGGTCCACATATCCACCATCAATGCGGTTGGAGCGCCCGACCGTTGTCTTGTAAGAATTGTTTTCGAGGTCTGCACCTTTTTTACAGCAGTTGTCCCAAGCGGTAAAGAGGAAATATTTGCCATTGTGTTCAATGAGGCTTGCGCCTTCGACGCCTGCGCCACCGCGGTTTGCGATATTCTGCATTTTCGCGCCGTCTTTCACCTTACCCGTTTTTTCGTCCAGTTCGAGAATGTGGATACCCGTTCCCCACGAACCAAACGCCATCCAGACCTTGCCATCGTTGTCCTTCAGCACCGCTGCATCAATTGCGTTGTACGAATCACTCTTGACCGTGTGAATCACCTCGCCCTGGTCCGTCCAGCCGTAGCCTGGCTTTGTCGGGTCGATTTCCTTACTCGACATGAAGCCCATGCCCGACGAGCGGATGCCCATTTCGGAACCGCAATAGTACATGCGATATTCTCCGCCGATGTAATGAATATCCGGCGCCCAAATATCAATCATGTTCGGGGCGTATTTATAAAGCCACTTCGAAAATTCAGGCATGGCGGGGTCGCCATTTTTCCAGTTCAACGCGTCTTCAGAAAACTGCATGAGCATGTGGTTGTCCGTCGTCGCAAGCGCATAGCCGTCCTCGTAACGGATGATGTCCGGATCATGGCCCGCCCAGCGGGTTTCCTTGGCATACCAATCAGCGGCAAACGCGGCCTCAAACGAGAGGACAGCGAGAACAAATGCAATGGTGGAAATTTTAGAACAACGAATCATAAGACTCCTTCAACCACACACCAGCATACACTATTTAATCTATATTCCGAAAGGATTTTTCGGTACAATTTATTTGCAAAAAAACGCCATCCCAGAAAATCTAGGATAGCGCGATAAGCTTATTTCACCTTGACAATGAATCTGCCTTTGGGAAGGTTATTAAATTCAATGTCACTACCATTAGTTTTTTGGTGGGAGACAATTTGTCCCATCGGATTCAAGAGGTAAGCCTGATGAGCGCCGGCATTATCAAAGTGTACGCGGTAGCCGTTAGGAATTTTGGCAATCGAATAGTTCAATGACGGACGGACTATCGGGAGTGCCACAGGAGATTCGCTCGAACTGCTCACAACCATTTCGCTGGAGCTAGATTCCGCAACAGCACTGCTAGAACTTGATTCCGGCAAGGGGGCACTCTTGAAGAGAATGTTTCCGACAATCGCTTCGCCAGAGACGCCCGAAGCAGTCAAATAAAAGTCCTTGATACCGCCGAGGCTCTTGAGGTTCGAGCAATTCACAGTCGTCCAACCTTTAGCCGTAGATTTTTCGTTCGCAGCCACCAGTTCGCATTCCGAAAGAACGGTTCCGTCCTTCTTGCCATCGCGAATGCTGAGTTTGCCGCCAGTAAGACTTTTCACCTCGATTGCCACTTCCGTAGACTTGATGGAATCCGTCACGACGTTTTCGAAAATGGCGTAACCGCCGTCCTTGATAGCAAATTCATCCTTGTCCGTGAGGCGCACGCGAATGCCGTTATCAAAGCCGTTTGCCGGAATCGTATCGCGAATCACGCGCAAGAAGTCGATGCGGTCCAGTTCCGAGAAGAATCCGTTCGGTTGCGGTTCAATTTCGATGAAGTTGCCACCGCGCTTGAGTGTCGCTGGAATCATCACGATAGACTTTTCCGGGAACGTGCCCCAAGAACCTGTCGGCGGGAGCGTCACGGTTTGCGACTTGCCATTGACGGTGACTTTGTGCGTAGCATCGCCTTCGCCGCCGTTTGCATAGCGGTAGCGCAGCAAGTAATCGCCCGCCTGCATGATGTTCATCGGCAAACGAATCTTGGAGCCCGCCGTATTGATGTAAGCGAGATATTCGCCGTTCGAAGCGGTATTGCTGCGAGTGATCGCAAGGTCGCCCGAAACCGCACGTGTCAAAGCGCCATGTTCGACTTCGGCACTCAAGTAACGTCCGAGGAAGGGCTGTCCCATCTCAGCCCAGTTATCCTCGGTAAACACAACATCACGGATGTGAATGTGATTGTACTTATCGCCATTCAAATCGTAATAGTGATGCACAAAACGCACGCGGTTCAAGTCTTGGAAGGCTTCGCCGCCGCCTGGACCCACGTAGCGACCATAACGTTCCATAAGAATTGTGCCACCGCCATTCGCCATATCGTAACCTGCGCGATCTTTGTACGGACCGGTTACTTTATCAGCACGACCATAAGCGGTCTTGTACGTTGTCTGTTCAATGGTCGGACCTTGCTGACAGCACTTGTCCCAAGCCGTAAAGAGGAAATACTTGCCCCCGTGTTCAATGAGACTCGGTCCTTCTTCGGCACCACCGCTTGCCTTGCTTGTACGGCGAGCAATGTTATAGACAGTCTTGTCATCGCTCGCCTGATTGCCCGTCTTTGCATCCAACTTAATCAACTGGATTCCAAGACCGAACGAACCAAACGCCATCCAATAATTGCCTTCGGTATCGCGAACGACATCGGCATCAATCGCATTGTACTTGTCCGACGCCACCGTATGGAAAACGTGGCCATGGTCCGTCCAGCCATAATCCGTCGTGCCAGGCACAATCGACTTCGTGGACTGATAGCCAATGGCAGACGTGCGCTTGCCGAAAACGGAAACGCAGTAATACACGCGGTATTCACCGTTCATGTAATAAATGTCAGGTGCCCAGATGCCCTCGGTCGTAGGCGCATAAGTGTAAGCCCACTGTGGGATTTTGCTCACCGTTGACTTGTGGTCGCGCCACGTGTAAGCATCTTCGGATGTCCACAGTTGCAAATTATTGTTCGTGCTCATGAGGGCGTAACCGT
This is a stretch of genomic DNA from Fibrobacter sp. UWB13. It encodes these proteins:
- a CDS encoding fibronectin type III domain-containing protein, with product MNIKWKLSLATAFLFALGACSSSSSSSAEDDTEYSSAGGSSKDAKSSSSNSKICKSVSETLAAPTNLQVVENGENKWVLIWDYTPNDERLESGFLIEVLNMSDKQPKWKTFDSTNAEVVMYNLSGASNADKYYRVSAMDECGVSKASDMVEIIGDSSTATTNANLAVPSNLKLENLGDNMWQLSWSYTNNENRPEQGFKLQSLNLDDKSPKWSDDGTTNKGVHVVKIDGNKKGGLLYHVAAKDDKGVSEYSEEITIPRVSDSTSTSNSMDLAVPTNLKLDSIDVSKYKLSWSYTDNTNRPENGFKLQSLNLEDKKPSWAVMDSTNKGVYMIIIDATKKGGYYVRVAAKDSKGVSKYSSEIEIPKISKKTNVAEPPADIALTRIAPSVWELSWSYSASDENPDRKFIIQSSKLKDFKWVSVASNIKGNVRNYYIQGRDKIESYYRMAVVNDGDTSAYSDVIQLTPEIKYRDYMALEVPVPSEKFVLGYTTAYEADKDTATKDDITFINARATYTITDNFISKYIVESEYTDTAYYEARWFTSLEQYNYYKGSCEGKKKGDKCDSCYWVEPFPYEEPSITKRFDETDFVDKAKTKTIFASCEESSGYDADEHSLLYSASTSADKWEEIMAHETGMSMCIPGYVRGICDYYVQIRIVWKDVNGETDWSEWTQPFNISDISGADDLCNPSK
- a CDS encoding family 43 glycosylhydrolase encodes the protein MKVLNFTNLVSGAKLATLATIGAFGVSAVSAADWYAKDNLQPGHDPSMVRFEDGYALMSTNNNLQLWTSEDAYTWRDHKSTVSKIPQWAYTYAPTTEGIWAPDIYYMNGEYRVYYCVSVFGKRTSAIGYQSTKSIVPGTTDYGWTDHGHVFHTVASDKYNAIDADVVRDTEGNYWMAFGSFGLGIQLIKLDAKTGNQASDDKTVYNIARRTSKASGGAEEGPSLIEHGGKYFLFTAWDKCCQQGPTIEQTTYKTAYGRADKVTGPYKDRAGYDMANGGGTILMERYGRYVGPGGGEAFQDLNRVRFVHHYYDLNGDKYNHIHIRDVVFTEDNWAEMGQPFLGRYLSAEVEHGALTRAVSGDLAITRSNTASNGEYLAYINTAGSKIRLPMNIMQAGDYLLRYRYANGGEGDATHKVTVNGKSQTVTLPPTGSWGTFPEKSIVMIPATLKRGGNFIEIEPQPNGFFSELDRIDFLRVIRDTIPANGFDNGIRVRLTDKDEFAIKDGGYAIFENVVTDSIKSTEVAIEVKSLTGGKLSIRDGKKDGTVLSECELVAANEKSTAKGWTTVNCSNLKSLGGIKDFYLTASGVSGEAIVGNILFKSAPLPESSSSSAVAESSSSEMVVSSSSESPVALPIVRPSLNYSIAKIPNGYRVHFDNAGAHQAYLLNPMGQIVSHQKTNGSDIEFNNLPKGRFIVKVK
- a CDS encoding DUF4416 family protein: MGEIRTPAKVKIIVGILAKDAESVEAVRGVLKSRFGEEDLNLEPFPFTFTNYYKEEIGEAPVRAFFSYENLVDRETIVDIKLWTNDIELEIAKANGTPGLRPVNLDPGYMTLGQFFLATTKDQRQRVYMQRGIFVEPTLYFQDGHFHAFDWTYRDYQSENYIKYLEEVRKRLAYQMTTGRPYSQRNKK
- a CDS encoding DMT family protein, producing MKAGIFTILLLCCSNIFMTFAWYGNLKLKEMHISTDWPLILVILASWGIALLEYSFMIPANNIGSRINGGPFSLMQLKIIQEAISLTVFTTIAVTVFHTETLQWNHIVAFLFIIAAVFFAFLK
- a CDS encoding glutaminyl-peptide cyclotransferase, encoding MFRSISFCAFLVFALLSAYAEAPRVVPTILDSVPHEMSHFTQGLSFDGKDLIETTGQYGQSGLYRRTLDGKILDSARIEDRYFGEGSVVLGDEIYYLTWKSHKAFIYSRKPFKKKGEFRIPTEGWGLTLWRDQLLMSNGSDELLQIAPGGFAVSGIIKVTDGRYSIKLLNELEVVGNFLYANIWQTGLIAEIELPSGNVLRYIDFSKKAGEIRENFPNADVLNGIAYDGKDFWITGKLWPQIYKVKF
- a CDS encoding family 43 glycosylhydrolase; the protein is MIRCSKISTIAFVLAVLSFEAAFAADWYAKETRWAGHDPDIIRYEDGYALATTDNHMLMQFSEDALNWKNGDPAMPEFSKWLYKYAPNMIDIWAPDIHYIGGEYRMYYCGSEMGIRSSGMGFMSSKEIDPTKPGYGWTDQGEVIHTVKSDSYNAIDAAVLKDNDGKVWMAFGSWGTGIHILELDEKTGKVKDGAKMQNIANRGGAGVEGASLIEHNGKYFLFTAWDNCCKKGADLENNSYKTTVGRSNRIDGGYVDRSGKALLNGGGTILLSRYGRYYGPAGGEAFEDVNRQRFVNHYYDKNDGGNSYIQVRDIVWTDDNWPELGQPFMGRYLSAEAEHGILTHVDISSSSKASNGEFCAYINYDDSKIRLPMIIPQAGDYLIRYRYDNNWTEDGANGSSHFVDINGKTQEVQLPLTGAWSEFPEKSVVYIPTKLKRGSNFIEITKGKHYAELDRLDFLRIIRDTIPANGFDNGIRVRLTDNDEFAIKDGGYAIFENVITDSIVDVGVSVQVKNSAGGTLSLRSESKKGDVISKCELPTAGDSKWTDVQCSNLPKLKGIQDFYLTAEGLGGETLVGNIKFGKAADSSSVGLYDNPRVASAAHSGLNITFDRGSQTIYLSMDAPWSLFDMNGVVIKSGFGREIHANAMPRGLYFIRSGNQGLRFRL